One genomic region from Bartonella australis AUST/NH1 encodes:
- a CDS encoding heme/hemin ABC transporter substrate-binding protein, giving the protein MLTSLSRRLLNLLLVCVVPPFAYFSGQAIAEPITNFPENARIISIGGALTEIIYALGAQDQLIARDSTSIYPQEALKLPELGYMRALSPESVLSLAPEGILLIEGSGPPSTIDILKKTSIPIVVVPENFSRENVTEKIRLVGKVLHRETQATMLIEKVNRTFMDNDILLEKVTKLKRVLFVLSIKNGRVMAAGTNTAADGMIKLSGGINVISDYKGYKLLNSEALLKSNPDVILLMNHTGNSVTLDKILAVPAIQATPAAQNNAIKQMDAVYFLSFGPRTAEASKELIHILYGKDGK; this is encoded by the coding sequence ATGCTCACATCTCTTTCGCGTAGACTATTAAACTTGCTCCTTGTTTGCGTAGTGCCGCCTTTTGCTTATTTTTCTGGACAAGCAATCGCTGAACCAATAACCAATTTTCCCGAAAATGCACGAATTATCTCCATAGGCGGAGCGCTTACAGAAATTATCTATGCATTAGGAGCACAGGATCAACTCATTGCCCGCGATAGTACGAGCATCTACCCGCAAGAAGCACTCAAACTTCCTGAGCTTGGATATATGCGTGCTCTTTCGCCAGAAAGTGTTTTATCGCTCGCTCCAGAAGGTATATTATTGATTGAAGGAAGCGGTCCTCCCTCGACGATCGACATTCTCAAAAAAACGTCAATACCTATAGTGGTTGTGCCAGAAAACTTTTCTCGTGAAAATGTAACAGAAAAAATCCGCCTCGTCGGAAAAGTTCTCCACCGAGAAACACAAGCAACAATGTTGATTGAAAAAGTGAACCGCACCTTTATGGATAATGACATTCTTTTAGAAAAAGTAACCAAGCTGAAGCGCGTCCTTTTCGTTCTATCAATAAAAAACGGACGCGTCATGGCAGCCGGGACGAATACAGCTGCCGATGGCATGATAAAACTCTCAGGTGGTATAAATGTTATCTCTGATTACAAAGGATACAAACTTCTGAATAGTGAAGCCTTATTAAAATCAAACCCCGATGTTATTTTACTCATGAACCACACTGGAAATTCTGTTACTCTGGATAAAATTTTGGCTGTACCAGCAATTCAAGCAACACCTGCAGCACAAAATAACGCTATAAAACAAATGGACGCCGTGTATTTTTTAAGTTTCGGCCCGCGTACCGCAGAAGCGTCAAAAGAACTTATTCATATACTTTACGGTAAAGATGGGAAATAG
- a CDS encoding hemin-degrading factor has protein sequence MSYAAKMIINQHKENKKMHNRDFAASISISEAELIAAYCTIGKAKRLQVDVAVLLENIPKIGTVMALTRNEHAVHERTGCFEKVVQSQHVPLTLGEIDLRIFPKQWKFGFEYETAILGKPAKSLQFFDQHGVAILKVYSQNTTNMEEWNALVEKLLSKTQSHILDVLPAPTPTQSGKTELAVGEFRDRWRQMTDVHQLYEIISEFEISRHDAVKYAGSEFTDRLKRESVETMLKKAAQQEIPIMCFVGNKGCIQIFSGQIKEIKEMGPWLNVLDPKFHLHLLVSGIDEVWRVSKPTRDGYVNSLEVFDKNGEMITQFFGLRKKGQKEREDWRFLLNSLPLTRK, from the coding sequence ATGTCTTACGCAGCTAAAATGATTATTAATCAGCATAAAGAAAACAAAAAGATGCACAACCGTGATTTTGCTGCTTCAATTAGCATATCTGAGGCAGAGCTTATCGCTGCTTATTGCACGATCGGAAAAGCAAAAAGATTACAGGTTGATGTGGCCGTTCTTCTAGAAAATATTCCTAAAATTGGGACCGTTATGGCGTTAACGCGTAACGAACATGCTGTTCATGAAAGAACTGGCTGTTTTGAAAAGGTTGTGCAAAGCCAACATGTCCCCTTAACACTCGGAGAAATCGATTTGCGTATTTTTCCAAAGCAATGGAAATTTGGTTTTGAATATGAGACAGCTATCCTCGGAAAACCCGCAAAAAGTCTGCAATTTTTTGATCAGCATGGTGTCGCGATTCTCAAAGTTTATTCTCAGAATACGACAAATATGGAAGAATGGAACGCACTTGTTGAAAAACTGCTCAGCAAAACACAGTCGCATATCCTTGACGTTCTGCCCGCTCCAACCCCTACTCAATCTGGTAAAACGGAACTGGCTGTCGGAGAATTTCGAGATCGTTGGAGACAAATGACCGATGTGCATCAACTTTACGAAATTATCTCTGAATTTGAAATAAGCCGACATGATGCCGTAAAATACGCCGGTAGTGAATTTACCGACAGATTAAAAAGGGAATCTGTTGAAACCATGCTGAAAAAAGCGGCACAACAAGAAATACCGATTATGTGTTTCGTCGGCAATAAAGGCTGTATCCAAATCTTCAGCGGACAAATAAAAGAAATCAAGGAAATGGGACCTTGGCTCAATGTTCTTGATCCAAAGTTTCATTTGCATTTACTGGTCTCTGGAATTGATGAAGTATGGCGTGTTAGCAAACCTACCCGGGATGGTTACGTCAATTCACTTGAAGTTTTCGACAAAAATGGTGAAATGATTACCCAATTTTTCGGCCTGCGAAAAAAAGGCCAAAAAGAACGTGAAGATTGGCGTTTTTTATTGAATAGTTTACCTCTAACCCGAAAATAG
- a CDS encoding TonB-dependent hemoglobin/transferrin/lactoferrin family receptor yields the protein MQIRRKNICKSCVALSTLLICTPSLVFAQNNSERISVDIFAQSDDKNVITELKPIVIERSETAGASDAAAILTDRETAKNFAQKQVDDVHDISRLNSSITYNSDNDSLVIRGLDANRILTTIDGVILPWFNDGARGVKGGNLMFDFNALSTLDVIRGSDSSLYGSGALGAVIALRTLNPEDLLTEGKRQNSLVKGGYHTVDDSWHIDQVFAMSAGQTLLLFQGSRAGGHQRKNMGTIDGYGNERTRENPADFSQDNFLFKAHQYFGSDHRFGFTVERFAYNKDIHSLNASSATYLPGSVYNEKNKHRERFSLSYDYNGGGDAIFDRFHGQLHWQKWRNNQILEGYRVRQPEGDYKRDNLVRDINYGLSAEGLKHVDTGNVNHAFKFAVNVLESKFHQYSYGKDNCHLKENARGCAFLHTNQSDAPDTNSRNFGLAFEDEISFPGKPFRVTPGIRYDWYKHDPKKTPSYKKIVSTGEHPPVNSGTHFSPKLRIEWDVNDQTVLYAQWAQAFRAPSVSELYLTYINPSFYYMAGDANLKPETSNGYDIGVKYKNANFGGSVSAFNNQYKNFIDIIDLGPSQEFKYARRHYANRTSVRISGIEAKAFWTFGNGFHSNFSLVYAQGKDLDKNEYLSSVPPLKTVIGLGYSREAWGADVIFTSVTKFNKVENKSSYGEIPNYNLIDVLGWWKPFGEKGPIIRAGIYNLLNKKYWNATDLPSESPSGVAPPPKDYFSQPGRNFKISFVQKF from the coding sequence ATGCAAATAAGAAGAAAAAATATCTGTAAAAGCTGCGTAGCTTTAAGTACATTACTCATCTGTACACCTTCACTCGTTTTTGCGCAAAACAACAGTGAGCGCATCAGCGTTGATATTTTTGCACAAAGCGATGATAAAAATGTTATTACTGAGCTTAAGCCGATCGTGATCGAAAGAAGCGAAACAGCAGGTGCTTCAGATGCGGCGGCAATCTTAACTGATCGCGAAACTGCTAAAAATTTTGCCCAAAAGCAAGTCGATGATGTCCACGATATTAGCCGCCTTAATTCGTCTATAACTTACAATTCGGATAATGATAGTCTCGTAATTCGCGGTTTGGATGCCAACCGTATTCTAACGACGATAGACGGCGTCATTCTTCCGTGGTTTAATGACGGAGCGCGTGGTGTTAAAGGCGGTAATTTGATGTTTGACTTTAACGCACTTTCCACGCTTGACGTTATTCGAGGATCCGATTCCAGTCTTTATGGATCTGGTGCATTAGGCGCGGTTATCGCTTTACGCACTCTTAATCCTGAAGATCTTCTTACAGAGGGAAAAAGACAAAATAGCCTCGTAAAAGGTGGTTATCATACAGTCGATGACAGTTGGCATATAGACCAAGTTTTTGCAATGAGTGCTGGTCAAACACTTCTGCTTTTTCAAGGATCCCGTGCAGGGGGGCACCAGCGTAAAAATATGGGAACCATAGACGGTTATGGTAATGAGCGTACACGCGAAAACCCCGCTGACTTCAGCCAAGATAATTTTCTTTTTAAAGCTCATCAATATTTCGGTAGCGACCACCGGTTTGGTTTTACAGTAGAACGTTTTGCCTATAATAAAGATATTCATTCACTAAATGCTTCATCCGCAACATACTTGCCAGGCTCTGTTTATAATGAAAAAAATAAACACCGCGAACGTTTTTCGCTTTCCTATGATTATAATGGCGGTGGAGATGCTATTTTTGATAGATTTCACGGGCAACTTCATTGGCAAAAGTGGCGCAATAATCAAATCTTAGAAGGGTATCGTGTTAGGCAGCCAGAAGGGGATTATAAAAGAGATAATCTCGTACGTGATATAAATTACGGCCTTAGTGCTGAAGGCCTTAAACATGTGGATACCGGCAACGTAAATCACGCATTTAAATTCGCTGTAAATGTTTTAGAATCTAAATTCCACCAATATTCATACGGTAAAGATAACTGTCATTTAAAAGAAAATGCGCGTGGATGCGCCTTTTTACACACCAACCAGTCGGATGCGCCGGATACGAATAGCCGTAATTTTGGCCTAGCTTTCGAAGACGAAATTAGTTTTCCCGGTAAACCTTTCCGCGTAACGCCTGGAATCCGCTATGACTGGTATAAGCACGACCCCAAAAAGACGCCTTCTTACAAAAAAATAGTGAGTACCGGGGAACATCCCCCAGTAAATAGCGGCACACATTTTTCTCCGAAATTACGTATAGAATGGGATGTCAATGACCAAACAGTGCTTTACGCTCAATGGGCGCAAGCTTTCCGGGCACCGAGCGTCTCGGAACTCTATCTTACCTATATCAATCCCAGCTTTTACTATATGGCAGGCGATGCAAATCTTAAACCAGAAACCAGCAATGGGTACGACATCGGTGTGAAATATAAAAATGCAAATTTTGGTGGTTCTGTCAGCGCTTTTAATAATCAATATAAAAACTTTATTGACATTATAGACCTGGGACCTTCACAAGAATTTAAGTACGCACGCAGGCATTATGCAAACCGCACGAGTGTACGTATTTCCGGTATTGAGGCAAAAGCATTTTGGACTTTTGGTAACGGCTTCCATAGTAATTTTTCCCTCGTCTACGCACAAGGAAAAGATCTTGATAAAAACGAATATCTTAGCTCAGTCCCACCTTTAAAAACGGTCATTGGACTAGGATATAGCCGAGAAGCTTGGGGTGCAGATGTGATTTTCACCTCAGTAACCAAATTCAATAAGGTAGAAAATAAATCGAGCTACGGGGAAATCCCCAACTACAACCTGATTGATGTGCTGGGGTGGTGGAAACCTTTCGGCGAAAAAGGCCCTATTATAAGGGCTGGCATTTACAATCTTTTGAACAAAAAATATTGGAATGCGACTGATCTTCCTTCTGAGTCTCCTAGTGGAGTAGCACCACCGCCCAAAGATTATTTCAGCCAACCGGGCCGTAATTTTAAGATATCATTCGTGCAGAAATTTTGA
- a CDS encoding FecCD family ABC transporter permease codes for MACTFKMKEKHVNRKKIALFSLIVFFVFSIFGGLSNGTSDASIVNLIHAFFTQDFSVSSKTRDYLILVDIRMPRVILGILVGAALAVSGVLMQGLFRNPLADPGIVGVSAGASLGAVLAIVVGIIFPLSFIPFLESYEIIVGAFLGGLLSTIILYAIATHHSYTSVATMLLAGIALNALSGSVVGILIFIANDQQLRDITFWNLGSLAGATWLKVWFSLPFILVGIFFSPFLSRALNALSLGEAAAGHIGFHIQRTKNIAILIVALMCGTAVAVSGGIGFVGIVVPHILRQLIGPDHRYLVPCSALLGATILISADTLARLIIAPAELPIGIVTALFGAPFFLWILVYQRGVNFP; via the coding sequence ATGGCTTGTACATTTAAAATGAAAGAAAAGCACGTAAACCGAAAAAAAATTGCTTTATTTAGCTTAATAGTGTTCTTCGTCTTCAGCATTTTCGGAGGGTTATCAAATGGTACGTCGGATGCTTCCATTGTCAACCTCATTCACGCATTTTTTACGCAAGATTTCTCGGTGAGTAGTAAAACACGCGATTACCTTATATTGGTCGATATAAGGATGCCTCGTGTTATTTTAGGAATATTAGTTGGAGCGGCTTTAGCTGTTTCAGGCGTTCTCATGCAAGGGCTTTTCCGTAACCCCCTCGCTGATCCTGGGATTGTAGGCGTATCGGCGGGGGCGAGCCTTGGCGCAGTATTGGCGATTGTTGTCGGTATTATTTTTCCTCTTTCATTTATACCTTTTTTGGAATCTTACGAAATTATCGTAGGAGCCTTTCTTGGCGGACTTTTGTCAACAATTATTCTCTACGCAATAGCAACACATCACAGTTATACCTCTGTCGCAACGATGCTCCTTGCAGGGATTGCTCTCAATGCTTTAAGCGGTTCCGTCGTTGGAATTTTGATTTTTATAGCGAATGACCAACAATTGCGTGATATCACCTTTTGGAACCTTGGCTCTCTCGCAGGTGCAACATGGCTGAAAGTTTGGTTCAGCTTGCCTTTTATTTTGGTTGGTATTTTTTTTTCCCCCTTTTTATCACGAGCGCTTAACGCTCTCTCTCTCGGTGAAGCCGCCGCCGGCCATATCGGCTTTCATATTCAGCGGACTAAAAATATCGCTATTTTAATTGTCGCACTCATGTGTGGTACAGCAGTTGCTGTCAGTGGCGGTATCGGTTTTGTCGGTATTGTGGTTCCACATATTTTGCGCCAGCTCATTGGCCCCGACCACCGCTACCTCGTTCCCTGTTCAGCCCTTTTAGGGGCAACAATATTGATTTCCGCTGACACGCTCGCGCGCTTAATTATCGCCCCCGCAGAATTGCCAATTGGGATTGTCACAGCACTCTTTGGTGCGCCATTTTTCCTTTGGATTCTCGTATATCAACGGGGAGTAAATTTTCCATGA